In Acidobacteriota bacterium, one genomic interval encodes:
- a CDS encoding TrkH family potassium uptake protein, with the protein MNLRAVSGLVGRLLLLLAGAQLIPFLFAIWHGEDRPAAALGGSLIVSALAGAAAHWWGKPHEKIYRREATLVVVGAYILASFFGALPYLLSGEIADPASALFESASGFTTTGASILTDIELVSPSILLWRGLTQWLGGMGILLLFVALFPSLGPGARLLYRLEVPGPTQDMFQPQVQKTATVLWRIYVGLTIVLILLLLAGGATQYEAFCYAFTTVSIGGFAPYNASVAAFDSAFIEWTIIVFMLIAGINFSLIFAVRSRPSQLYKDVEFRAYASIAAVLVALVTLDRWRSTDLPLLEALREAAFNSVSLMTTTGYTTRDYDSWSDTSRTLLLLAMFIGGCAGSTAGGVKVGRLVMTLKMALREVHLMFNPRRVLALWIGKRTISDQVARSLGGFMTLFAFLWLGVAAILALAGNDLVTSLSSSLACLSNVGPAMGAAGPSLNYAFFAGWEKLVLIFLMWLGRLEIVAVAAILLPAFWRR; encoded by the coding sequence ATGAACCTGCGCGCCGTCTCCGGTCTGGTCGGGCGGCTCCTCCTGCTGCTGGCCGGGGCGCAGTTGATCCCCTTCCTGTTCGCCATCTGGCACGGCGAAGACCGGCCCGCGGCGGCACTCGGAGGGTCGCTGATCGTCTCTGCTCTCGCCGGTGCGGCCGCTCACTGGTGGGGCAAGCCGCACGAGAAGATCTACCGGCGCGAAGCGACCCTGGTGGTGGTCGGCGCCTACATCCTGGCCTCCTTCTTCGGCGCTCTCCCCTACCTGCTGAGCGGTGAGATCGCGGATCCGGCCTCCGCCCTCTTCGAGTCCGCCTCCGGGTTCACGACGACGGGCGCCTCGATCCTGACCGACATCGAGCTGGTGAGTCCCAGCATCCTGCTCTGGCGCGGCCTCACGCAGTGGCTGGGCGGCATGGGGATCCTGCTCCTGTTCGTCGCCCTCTTTCCCAGCCTGGGCCCGGGCGCCCGCCTGCTCTACCGCCTGGAGGTGCCGGGGCCCACCCAGGACATGTTCCAGCCCCAGGTGCAGAAGACGGCGACCGTGCTGTGGCGTATCTACGTCGGCCTGACCATCGTCCTCATCCTGCTGCTGCTCGCCGGCGGCGCCACCCAGTACGAGGCCTTCTGCTACGCCTTCACGACGGTGTCGATCGGCGGCTTCGCCCCCTACAACGCGAGCGTTGCCGCCTTCGACTCCGCGTTCATCGAGTGGACGATCATCGTCTTCATGCTGATCGCGGGCATCAATTTCTCCCTGATCTTCGCGGTCCGCTCACGGCCCAGCCAGCTCTACAAGGACGTCGAGTTTCGCGCCTACGCCTCGATCGCAGCCGTGCTGGTGGCCCTGGTCACGCTGGACCGCTGGCGCAGCACGGACCTGCCGCTGCTGGAGGCCCTTCGGGAAGCCGCGTTCAACTCCGTATCCCTGATGACGACGACCGGCTACACGACCAGGGACTACGACTCGTGGAGCGACACGTCGCGCACGCTGCTGCTGCTTGCCATGTTCATCGGCGGCTGCGCCGGCTCGACTGCGGGAGGCGTCAAGGTCGGCCGGCTCGTCATGACGCTGAAGATGGCGCTGCGCGAGGTCCATCTCATGTTCAACCCGCGCCGGGTCCTGGCCCTCTGGATCGGCAAAAGGACGATCAGCGACCAGGTGGCGCGCAGCCTGGGCGGCTTCATGACCCTCTTCGCCTTCCTGTGGCTGGGAGTCGCCGCCATCCTCGCCCTCGCGGGCAACGACCTGGTGACCTCGCTGTCGTCTTCGCTGGCCTGCCTGTCGAACGTCGGCCCGGCGATGGGCGCGGCCGGCCCGTCGCTCAACTACGCCTTCTTCGCCGGCTGGGAGAAGCTAGTGCTGATCTTCCTGATGTGGCTGGGCCGACTCGAGATCGTCGCCGTCGCCGCGATCCTCCTGCCCGCCTTCTGGCGCCGCTGA
- a CDS encoding sodium:solute symporter family protein, with product MTASRMSLIVWSWLFLVVYLGGMLAFGVIGRNRVQGADDFATARAAYGPFFLALAFAATTASGATFLGFPGLAYEHGTAALLSAVLYPAGVYLGVLICMRLVANVGERFGSRSIPEFLGDRYQSDGIRVIVTVASLLLFFYLAGQLLSGLVMFETMLGLSPAWALGITAVVLMVYVSLGGAHADILTDGVQGFLMLLIGVLVILLFLFGAGLDGGFGTVISNIRGQDPNQVGWINRSTPLYHSWWSQLAVLLAHIPLGLLPHIGNKIWALKTGKSRFTFLRFASVFGVTLGMLGLGGALARAVLGGRLYEEGSTPNEALPALFIELFPAWLAALIGVGILSAVMSTADGLVVSSSQIVANDLYRRTIAPRFHSHLSDEQLDRRVLVISRWATVGVMVACVAMAWMLMDMNIAILVWTGNGGMMAAFAGPLVLGALWSGVTRTGAYTGLIVGLSSFLILHTGIIDPAWFEGSFLHPVFSWLHGEAPNPTSCAALAGLFAMACTAAVSLATKPLPAAHVGSLFRRVPATD from the coding sequence GTGACCGCTTCGCGCATGAGCTTGATCGTCTGGTCCTGGCTGTTCCTGGTCGTCTATCTGGGCGGCATGCTGGCCTTCGGCGTCATTGGCCGGAACCGGGTCCAGGGCGCCGACGACTTCGCCACGGCTCGGGCCGCCTACGGCCCTTTCTTCCTCGCCCTCGCATTCGCGGCAACGACCGCGAGCGGGGCGACGTTCCTCGGCTTCCCGGGCCTCGCCTACGAGCACGGGACGGCGGCGCTGCTCTCGGCGGTCCTCTACCCGGCGGGCGTCTATCTCGGTGTGCTGATCTGCATGCGTCTGGTGGCGAACGTGGGCGAGCGGTTCGGCTCGCGCTCGATTCCGGAGTTCCTGGGGGACCGGTACCAGTCGGACGGCATTCGCGTGATCGTCACTGTGGCGTCCCTGCTCCTGTTCTTCTACCTGGCCGGCCAGCTCCTGTCGGGTCTGGTCATGTTCGAGACCATGCTCGGTCTGTCGCCGGCCTGGGCGCTGGGTATCACGGCCGTCGTGCTGATGGTCTACGTGTCGCTGGGCGGCGCCCACGCGGACATCCTCACCGACGGCGTGCAGGGCTTCCTGATGCTGCTGATCGGCGTGCTGGTCATCCTCCTGTTCCTCTTCGGCGCCGGCCTGGACGGCGGCTTCGGCACGGTCATCTCGAACATTCGGGGCCAGGACCCGAACCAGGTCGGCTGGATCAACCGCTCGACGCCGCTCTACCACTCCTGGTGGTCGCAGTTGGCGGTGCTGCTCGCCCACATTCCGCTCGGACTGCTACCCCACATCGGCAACAAGATCTGGGCGCTCAAGACGGGCAAGTCCCGTTTCACCTTCCTGCGCTTCGCTTCCGTCTTCGGCGTCACACTGGGCATGCTCGGCCTCGGCGGCGCCCTGGCGCGGGCGGTGCTCGGTGGCCGGCTGTACGAAGAGGGCTCGACCCCGAACGAGGCGCTGCCGGCGCTGTTCATCGAGCTCTTCCCGGCCTGGCTGGCCGCGCTCATCGGCGTCGGCATCCTGTCGGCGGTCATGTCGACGGCGGATGGGCTCGTCGTCTCCTCGTCGCAGATCGTCGCCAACGACCTTTACCGGCGGACGATCGCGCCGCGCTTCCACTCGCACCTGAGCGACGAGCAGCTCGACCGGCGGGTGCTGGTCATCAGCCGCTGGGCGACCGTCGGGGTCATGGTTGCCTGCGTGGCGATGGCCTGGATGCTGATGGACATGAACATCGCGATCCTGGTCTGGACCGGGAACGGCGGCATGATGGCTGCCTTCGCGGGGCCGCTGGTGCTCGGCGCGCTGTGGAGCGGCGTGACGCGTACCGGCGCCTACACGGGGTTGATCGTAGGCCTCAGTTCCTTCCTGATCCTGCACACCGGAATCATCGATCCGGCCTGGTTCGAGGGCAGCTTCCTGCACCCGGTGTTCTCCTGGCTGCACGGCGAAGCGCCGAACCCCACCTCCTGCGCGGCGCTCGCCGGACTGTTCGCGATGGCTTGCACGGCGGCGGTGTCGCTGGCGACGAAGCCGCTGCCTGCGGCCCATGTCGGGTCGCTGTTCCGGCGCGTGCCGGCGACGGACTGA
- a CDS encoding PQQ-binding-like beta-propeller repeat protein has protein sequence MIPRPEIRRRLVAVALSAAGAAAAAHAQAGADLRPASASAAEAQPAGEWHNYAADSRSSKYSPLDQIDRDNVHQLEVAWRWKSIDYGIAARHEGVIPPFVFQNTPMMRDGRVLVATGLAAAALDPASGEILWTYDPFEDEPPRNMGRGSVRGGVTWSEGERRRLFFTGNGRLTALDADTGTLDPDFGDGGRADMLDVGSGVTRRQYFWTSAPVVCGDSIVVGESTSDAWSRRKNPPGMIRGYDARSGALRWRFNIIPEPGEFGFDTWDSPEAAEAGAANVWTWISCDQELGIAYAATSTPSNDWYGGHRPGKGLFAESILALDAATGERRWHFQAVHHGLWDYDFPAAPVLADIVVDGKPIKALAQPSKQAFLYVFDRETGEPVWPIVELPVPPSEVPGEQAWPTQPHPTWPLPYDLQGLAIDDLIDFTPELRAMALEYVSQYRIGPIFQPPTLIEGPDTKPTIQVPGAVGGTNWNGAALDPETNVLYLPSVTVPAILGLRQPPDPARSNLRYRVDLSEADGYEWATLPNGLPITKPPYGRLTAIDLDTGEHLWMVPNGDGPRDHPALAHLDLPPLGQQGRVSALVTKTLVFLADGSDVMVVQPEGAGSRKFRAFDKATGDVVWETELPAGVSGAPMTYLHQGRQYIVMALSGTDFENELLALALPEAVVAAAP, from the coding sequence ATGATCCCGCGCCCCGAGATCCGACGGCGCCTCGTCGCCGTTGCCTTGAGCGCGGCCGGAGCCGCGGCCGCGGCCCACGCCCAGGCAGGCGCGGACCTGAGACCGGCCTCAGCCAGCGCTGCCGAGGCCCAGCCTGCCGGCGAATGGCACAACTACGCCGCTGACAGCCGCAGCAGCAAGTACTCGCCTCTCGACCAGATCGACCGCGACAACGTGCATCAGCTCGAGGTCGCCTGGCGCTGGAAGTCGATCGACTACGGGATCGCCGCCCGCCACGAGGGCGTCATTCCGCCCTTCGTGTTCCAGAACACGCCGATGATGCGCGACGGACGGGTGCTGGTCGCGACCGGCCTGGCCGCGGCCGCGCTCGACCCCGCCAGCGGCGAGATTCTGTGGACCTACGATCCGTTCGAGGACGAACCGCCACGGAACATGGGCCGCGGCTCCGTCCGCGGCGGCGTGACCTGGAGTGAGGGAGAGAGGCGGCGGCTCTTCTTCACCGGCAACGGCCGGCTGACCGCCCTCGACGCGGACACCGGTACCCTCGACCCTGACTTCGGCGACGGCGGGCGCGCCGACATGCTCGACGTCGGCAGCGGCGTGACGCGCCGTCAGTACTTCTGGACATCGGCACCCGTCGTCTGCGGCGACTCCATCGTGGTCGGTGAATCGACGTCCGACGCCTGGTCGCGGCGGAAGAACCCGCCGGGGATGATCCGGGGCTACGATGCGCGCTCCGGAGCTCTGCGCTGGCGTTTCAACATCATCCCCGAGCCGGGCGAGTTCGGATTCGATACCTGGGACAGCCCCGAAGCGGCCGAGGCCGGCGCCGCCAACGTCTGGACCTGGATCAGTTGCGACCAGGAACTGGGCATCGCCTACGCGGCAACCAGCACCCCGAGCAACGACTGGTACGGCGGCCACCGCCCGGGAAAGGGCCTGTTCGCCGAGTCGATCCTCGCTCTCGACGCCGCGACCGGCGAGCGGCGCTGGCACTTCCAGGCCGTGCACCACGGACTCTGGGACTACGACTTCCCCGCGGCGCCCGTGCTCGCCGACATCGTCGTTGACGGCAAGCCGATCAAGGCGCTGGCGCAGCCTTCCAAACAGGCGTTCCTGTACGTGTTCGACCGGGAGACCGGCGAGCCGGTGTGGCCGATCGTCGAGCTACCCGTGCCGCCCTCCGAAGTTCCCGGCGAGCAGGCGTGGCCGACCCAGCCGCATCCGACCTGGCCATTGCCCTACGACCTCCAGGGACTGGCCATCGACGACCTGATCGACTTCACGCCGGAACTGCGGGCGATGGCGCTCGAGTACGTTTCGCAGTACCGGATCGGCCCGATCTTCCAACCGCCGACACTGATCGAGGGCCCCGACACGAAACCGACGATCCAGGTTCCCGGGGCGGTCGGCGGTACGAACTGGAACGGCGCCGCGCTCGACCCGGAGACGAACGTGCTCTACCTGCCGTCGGTCACCGTGCCGGCGATCCTGGGCCTGCGCCAGCCGCCAGACCCCGCGCGCTCCAACCTGCGCTACCGGGTCGACCTGAGCGAGGCAGACGGTTACGAATGGGCGACCCTGCCGAACGGCCTGCCGATCACGAAGCCTCCATACGGCCGGCTGACCGCGATCGACCTCGACACCGGGGAGCACCTCTGGATGGTCCCGAACGGCGACGGCCCTCGCGATCACCCCGCGCTCGCCCACCTGGACCTGCCGCCGCTCGGCCAGCAGGGTCGGGTCTCGGCACTGGTCACCAAGACCCTGGTGTTCCTGGCCGACGGCTCGGATGTCATGGTCGTCCAGCCCGAGGGCGCGGGCAGCCGCAAGTTCAGGGCCTTCGACAAGGCGACCGGCGACGTCGTCTGGGAGACCGAGCTTCCGGCCGGCGTCAGCGGCGCACCGATGACCTACCTCCACCAGGGGCGCCAGTACATCGTGATGGCGCTCAGCGGCACGGACTTCGAAAACGAGCTGCTGGCCCTGGCGCTGCCCGAAGCCGTGGTGGCCGCGGCTCCCTGA
- a CDS encoding DPP IV N-terminal domain-containing protein, whose translation MSNSPRRVILAYLLAATGAVWAFQPATGQQEPLELHHIYGPEALDFSPELPRLRWLPGGEEYLSGEDAEDGWSWTAIDAASGESRPFYDPEPLATALREQLDLSLQDAASRARPASLRMSPGADRLLLDLASDLFVWSFDDETLTRLTRGPQAEELARFSRDGRRVAFIRDADLYVVDLGGNELRLTTDGGENTLNGKLDWVYQEEIYGRGNYQAHWWSPDSRRIAFLQSDERDVPRFTVVDHVPFRPPLEVYPYPKAGDPNPRVRLGVARASGGGVTWIDPGLYGHAEILIVNVAFSPDGNVWYQVQDRRQTFLDLHRADPDTGASERILREESHAWVNVLGPPRFLRDGGFLWLSERTGFQHVYRYDPDGELGKPLTEGRWEVRALNAVDEEAGSAYVSGTYRSAIGADVLRVALDGSDPTLLTEEPGSHRANFPEDGPIKYWIATSSDLHTPTAMTLRRAEDGEATHELGGGEVPDIERFEVSPPELLTIETSDGVDLAAMLIRPHGFDPERVYPAWVHVYGGPHAQQVRDGWQGSRGMWFQYLAQQGIVVLVVDNRIASGKGVESTWPVYRNFGEQELVDLVEAVDWLGAKPWVDAERIGLDGWSFGGYMTLFALTRSDRFRAGIAGGSVVDWRAYDSIYTERYMSTPDDNPDGYERTSVLETAGDLHGDLLIIHGTMDDNVHMQNTLQMAWKLQKAGKPFEMMLYPKSRHGVTDPDLSLHLRQTMARFILKTIEP comes from the coding sequence ATGTCGAACTCTCCCCGCCGCGTGATTCTTGCGTATCTCCTTGCCGCTACCGGAGCCGTCTGGGCCTTTCAGCCGGCAACAGGGCAGCAGGAGCCCCTGGAGCTCCACCACATCTACGGGCCGGAGGCGCTCGACTTCTCGCCGGAGCTGCCGCGACTCCGCTGGCTGCCCGGCGGCGAGGAGTACCTCTCGGGAGAGGATGCCGAGGATGGCTGGTCGTGGACGGCCATCGACGCGGCGTCGGGCGAAAGCCGCCCGTTCTACGACCCGGAGCCCCTGGCAACCGCGCTCCGGGAGCAACTGGACCTGAGCCTTCAGGACGCGGCGTCGAGGGCGCGCCCCGCTTCCCTGCGGATGTCGCCCGGCGCCGACCGGCTGCTGCTCGACCTCGCCTCGGACCTGTTCGTCTGGAGCTTCGACGACGAAACGCTTACCCGGCTGACCCGGGGTCCGCAAGCCGAGGAACTCGCCCGGTTCTCGCGGGACGGCCGCCGTGTCGCCTTCATCCGCGACGCGGACCTGTACGTCGTGGACCTGGGAGGCAACGAGCTTCGCCTGACCACCGACGGCGGCGAGAACACGCTGAACGGCAAGCTCGACTGGGTCTACCAGGAGGAGATCTACGGCCGCGGCAACTACCAGGCCCACTGGTGGAGCCCCGATAGCCGCCGCATCGCCTTCCTGCAGAGCGACGAGCGCGACGTGCCCCGCTTCACAGTGGTCGATCACGTCCCGTTCCGGCCGCCGCTCGAGGTCTACCCCTACCCCAAGGCCGGCGATCCGAACCCTCGCGTCCGGCTTGGCGTCGCCAGGGCCAGTGGCGGGGGCGTCACCTGGATCGATCCAGGCCTCTACGGACACGCCGAGATCCTGATCGTCAACGTCGCCTTCTCACCCGACGGCAATGTCTGGTACCAGGTCCAGGACCGCCGGCAGACCTTCCTCGACCTGCATCGGGCCGATCCGGACACCGGCGCATCGGAGCGCATCCTGCGTGAGGAGTCCCACGCCTGGGTCAACGTGCTCGGGCCGCCCCGCTTCCTCAGGGACGGCGGCTTTCTCTGGCTGAGCGAACGGACAGGCTTCCAGCACGTCTACCGCTACGACCCGGACGGCGAACTCGGCAAGCCGCTCACCGAAGGACGCTGGGAAGTGCGCGCCCTGAACGCGGTGGACGAAGAGGCTGGATCCGCCTACGTCTCAGGTACTTACCGCTCGGCAATCGGTGCCGATGTCCTGCGGGTCGCTCTGGACGGCTCGGACCCGACCCTGCTCACCGAAGAACCCGGCAGCCACCGCGCGAACTTTCCGGAGGACGGCCCGATCAAGTACTGGATCGCCACCTCGAGCGACCTCCACACGCCGACCGCGATGACGCTACGGCGCGCAGAGGACGGCGAGGCGACGCACGAACTCGGCGGCGGCGAGGTGCCGGACATCGAGCGGTTCGAAGTTTCGCCGCCGGAGCTCCTGACCATCGAGACCAGCGACGGCGTCGACCTGGCGGCGATGCTCATCCGGCCGCACGGCTTCGATCCCGAACGCGTCTACCCAGCCTGGGTCCACGTCTACGGCGGCCCCCACGCTCAGCAGGTGCGCGACGGCTGGCAGGGCTCACGCGGCATGTGGTTCCAGTATCTCGCCCAGCAGGGGATCGTCGTCCTCGTCGTCGACAACCGGATCGCCTCGGGCAAGGGCGTCGAGTCGACCTGGCCGGTGTACAGGAACTTCGGCGAGCAGGAACTCGTCGACCTCGTCGAGGCGGTCGACTGGCTCGGCGCAAAGCCGTGGGTCGACGCGGAGCGGATCGGCCTCGACGGCTGGAGCTTCGGCGGCTACATGACGCTCTTCGCGTTGACCCGGTCCGACCGCTTCCGGGCCGGTATCGCCGGCGGGAGCGTCGTCGACTGGCGTGCCTACGACTCGATCTACACCGAACGGTACATGTCGACTCCCGACGACAACCCCGACGGCTACGAGCGCACCTCCGTGCTCGAGACGGCGGGAGATCTCCACGGCGACCTGCTGATCATCCACGGCACGATGGACGACAACGTCCACATGCAGAACACCCTGCAAATGGCCTGGAAGCTCCAGAAGGCCGGCAAGCCCTTCGAGATGATGCTCTACCCGAAGTCACGCCACGGCGTGACCGATCCCGACCTCTCGCTGCACCTGCGCCAGACGATGGCGCGCTTCATCCTGAAGACGATCGAGCCCTAG
- a CDS encoding alpha/beta hydrolase: protein MTRSTNIRPNRRPPGFATVLTATVLFALGADALKAQRPYPPEMEGTTSEVYRTVGEVELKMHFCNPEKHTADDQRPAIVFFFGGGWRSGSPLQFLPQCQYLAERGMVAAVADYRVATRHGVTAHECVEDAKSAVRWLRANADRLGIDPDRIAAGGGSAGGHLAAATATLPGHDPDPDGVSPVPNALVLFNPATVLAPVEGDPAPTEEERERFAALEERFGAPPKSMSPFHHLRAGLPPTILFHGQADETVPHSTADRFCRGLRDHKNRCDFVSYHDQGHGFFNFGRGPDGENRNKWYDDTVSRMDGFLYSLEWLDPKPNPDGTPGERLTWQESLSRALGSSAQGLPRTEEELQEFVKTLGNRNDEGAAAEAGDAKEDDDPAPPDE from the coding sequence ATGACCCGTTCGACCAACATCCGACCCAACCGACGCCCGCCCGGCTTCGCGACCGTGCTGACCGCCACCGTCCTCTTCGCCCTCGGCGCCGACGCCCTCAAGGCCCAGCGGCCCTACCCGCCGGAGATGGAGGGAACGACCTCGGAGGTCTACCGCACGGTCGGCGAGGTCGAGCTCAAGATGCACTTCTGCAACCCCGAGAAGCACACGGCGGACGATCAGCGGCCCGCGATCGTCTTCTTCTTCGGCGGCGGTTGGCGTTCGGGTTCCCCGCTGCAGTTCCTGCCGCAGTGCCAGTACCTCGCGGAACGGGGCATGGTCGCCGCCGTCGCCGACTACCGCGTGGCCACCAGACACGGCGTGACGGCGCACGAATGCGTGGAGGACGCCAAGAGCGCGGTCCGCTGGCTGCGCGCGAACGCGGACCGGCTCGGCATCGACCCCGACCGCATCGCGGCCGGCGGCGGCTCAGCGGGAGGGCACCTGGCGGCGGCAACGGCCACCCTGCCCGGCCACGATCCCGATCCCGACGGCGTCAGTCCCGTACCCAACGCCCTGGTTCTGTTCAATCCGGCGACCGTCCTCGCTCCCGTCGAAGGCGACCCGGCGCCAACGGAGGAGGAGCGTGAGCGCTTCGCGGCGCTTGAGGAACGCTTCGGCGCGCCGCCGAAATCGATGTCCCCGTTCCACCATCTGCGGGCCGGCCTGCCGCCCACCATCCTCTTCCACGGCCAGGCCGACGAGACCGTGCCCCACAGCACGGCGGACCGGTTCTGCCGGGGCCTGCGAGACCACAAGAACCGATGCGACTTCGTCAGCTACCACGACCAGGGCCACGGCTTCTTCAACTTCGGTCGGGGGCCGGACGGCGAGAACCGGAACAAGTGGTACGACGACACGGTCTCCCGCATGGACGGCTTCCTCTACTCCCTCGAGTGGCTCGATCCGAAGCCGAACCCCGACGGCACGCCGGGCGAGCGCCTGACCTGGCAGGAGTCCCTCAGCAGGGCGCTCGGTTCTTCTGCTCAGGGACTGCCGAGGACCGAGGAAGAACTGCAGGAGTTCGTGAAGACGCTGGGAAACCGGAATGATGAGGGTGCAGCCGCCGAGGCCGGGGACGCGAAGGAGGACGACGACCCGGCGCCACCCGACGAATGA
- a CDS encoding malonic semialdehyde reductase yields MPKIDEAAKDVLFRDARSQNRWLPRDVPRETLQELHDLMKWGPTSANCWPQRVVFTVSDEAKERLASIAMPGNQDKIRQAPATAILGYDLAFFEKMDVLFAHNPGMAEMFRNNAELAEVTAFRNATLQGAYFMLAARSLGLDSGPMSGFDNAKCDDLFFPGTTIRSNFLCSIGYGDPEGLFGRLPRPEFEEVCRVE; encoded by the coding sequence ATGCCAAAGATCGACGAAGCGGCGAAGGATGTCCTGTTCCGGGACGCCCGCAGCCAGAACAGGTGGTTGCCGCGGGACGTGCCGCGGGAAACCCTGCAGGAGCTCCACGACCTGATGAAGTGGGGACCGACGAGCGCGAACTGCTGGCCGCAGCGGGTCGTCTTCACCGTGAGCGATGAAGCGAAGGAGCGGCTGGCTTCGATCGCCATGCCGGGCAACCAGGACAAGATCCGGCAGGCGCCGGCGACCGCGATCCTGGGCTACGACCTGGCGTTCTTCGAGAAGATGGACGTGCTCTTCGCCCACAATCCGGGCATGGCCGAGATGTTCCGCAACAACGCGGAACTCGCCGAGGTGACGGCGTTTCGCAACGCCACCCTGCAGGGTGCCTACTTCATGCTGGCCGCGCGCTCGCTCGGCCTCGACAGCGGTCCGATGTCGGGGTTCGACAACGCGAAGTGCGATGACCTCTTCTTCCCCGGCACGACGATTCGCTCGAACTTCCTCTGCTCGATCGGCTACGGCGACCCCGAAGGCCTGTTCGGACGCTTGCCGCGGCCGGAGTTCGAGGAGGTCTGCCGCGTCGAGTAG
- a CDS encoding AMP-binding protein: protein MNLFALLYERLETALDRPSLVPAGAAEGACGPAWTYRHLDDASARFSAALRRRGVEPGDRVLVQVPKSVEAVALYLGVLRCGGVYVPLNTAYTEREVTFFVDDASPRVVVGAEAVGRQAVGIDALWSEARAQEPDAAVEPRRDDDLAAICYTSGTTGRSKGAMITHGNLTSNALALHEIWGFEPGDVLLHALPIFHVHGLFVALHTAFLNASKVLFLPRFDGAEVRRLLPEATVLMGVPTFYSRLLAEPGFGSADCESIRLFVSGSAPLTEAVFGDFQARTGHRILERYGMTEAGMITSNPLSGERLAGTVGFPLPDVEVRAVGEDGSEVAAGEVGTLEIRGPNLFPGYWGLPEKTAEEMRDDGFFVTGDLASVDGEGRVTLVGRGKDLIIAGGFNVYPKEVEDRLDEVAGVAESAVIGAPHTDLGEGVVAVLVAGDLPVEDDTLRSALDAGLARYKHPRRFYWVDELPRNAMGKVQKNVLRERYRDAYDG, encoded by the coding sequence ATGAACCTCTTCGCCCTGCTCTACGAGCGTCTCGAGACGGCCCTCGATCGTCCGAGCCTGGTGCCAGCCGGCGCCGCCGAAGGCGCGTGCGGGCCGGCGTGGACGTATCGCCATCTCGACGACGCTTCGGCCCGGTTCTCGGCGGCGCTGCGCCGGCGCGGCGTCGAGCCCGGGGACCGGGTACTGGTCCAGGTCCCAAAGTCGGTGGAGGCTGTGGCGTTGTACCTGGGCGTGTTGCGCTGTGGTGGCGTGTACGTGCCGCTGAATACGGCCTACACCGAGCGGGAGGTCACGTTCTTCGTCGACGACGCGTCGCCGCGGGTCGTCGTCGGGGCAGAGGCCGTCGGACGGCAGGCGGTGGGCATCGACGCGCTCTGGTCGGAAGCCCGGGCGCAAGAACCCGATGCGGCGGTCGAACCTCGCCGAGACGACGACCTGGCCGCCATCTGCTACACGTCGGGCACCACGGGGCGCTCCAAGGGCGCGATGATCACCCACGGCAACCTGACCTCGAACGCCCTCGCCCTGCACGAGATCTGGGGCTTCGAGCCCGGGGACGTGCTGCTCCACGCGTTGCCGATCTTCCACGTCCACGGACTGTTCGTGGCGCTGCACACCGCGTTCCTGAACGCCTCGAAGGTTCTCTTCCTGCCGCGGTTCGACGGCGCGGAAGTGCGCCGTTTGCTGCCGGAGGCGACGGTGCTGATGGGCGTGCCCACGTTCTATTCGCGGCTGCTGGCGGAGCCGGGTTTCGGCAGTGCCGACTGCGAGAGCATCCGGCTGTTCGTTTCCGGGTCGGCGCCCCTGACGGAAGCCGTCTTCGGTGACTTCCAGGCCCGCACCGGTCACCGGATCCTGGAACGCTACGGCATGACGGAGGCGGGGATGATCACCTCGAACCCGCTCTCCGGGGAGCGGTTGGCCGGCACGGTCGGCTTTCCGCTTCCGGATGTCGAAGTGCGGGCCGTGGGTGAGGACGGCAGCGAAGTGGCAGCCGGTGAAGTCGGCACGCTGGAGATTCGCGGCCCAAATCTGTTCCCGGGCTACTGGGGCCTGCCGGAGAAGACGGCCGAGGAGATGCGCGACGACGGCTTCTTCGTCACCGGCGACCTCGCGAGCGTCGACGGCGAGGGCCGGGTGACCCTGGTCGGCCGAGGCAAGGACCTGATCATCGCCGGCGGCTTCAACGTCTACCCGAAGGAAGTCGAGGACCGGCTCGATGAGGTAGCGGGAGTAGCGGAATCGGCGGTGATCGGCGCGCCGCACACCGACCTGGGCGAGGGCGTGGTCGCCGTGCTGGTCGCCGGAGACTTGCCGGTCGAAGACGATACGCTCCGCTCCGCGCTCGATGCGGGGCTGGCGCGCTACAAGCACCCCCGCCGGTTCT